Below is a window of Caballeronia insecticola DNA.
ACCGCCGAAAACCTGCGCACTGATTTACTCGACCTGTGGACGCAAGGGCGCATGCCGATCAAGTCGGTGCTGATCGTCACGCACAACATCGAGGAAGCGGTGTTCATGTGCGACCGCATTCTGGTGCTGTCGTCCAATCCGGGCCGCGTGATGGCCGAGATCAAGGTGCCGTTCAAGCATCCGCGCAATCGTCTCGATCCGGCATTCCGCCGTCTCGTCGACGATATCTACGCGAAAATGACCGCGCGCCAGCTCGACGAATCGAAGAAGAAGGGTCTCGAACTCGGCAGCTGGCTGCCGTCGGTGTCGACCAACCTGATGGCGGGTCTCATCGAAACGCTGGCCACCGAGCCGTATCACGGCCGCGCGGACATGCCGGAAATCGCCCGCACGCTGCATCTGGAGGTGGACGAGCTGTTTCCGATCGCCGAAGTGCTGCAGCATCTCGGTTTCGCGGACGTGCGCGAGGGCGATATTTTTCTGACGCCGCAGGCGCGCGTCTTCGCTGAATTCGGCACGCAGGAACGCAAGATGATGTTCGCCGAGCACTTGCTGCGGCATGTGCCGCTGGCCGCGCGGATCAAGAAGGTGTTGAACGAACGGCCGGGACATCGTGCGCCGCGCGTGCGTTTCGAGCAGGAACTGGAAGACTTCCTCTCCGACAAGGCCGCGCAGGAGACGCTCGATGCGGTCATCGACTGGGGTCGCTACGGCGAAATTTTCTCGTACAACGATCAGACGGAAATGCTGAGTCTGGAGGATGTCGAGGGCTGACGCCTTCCGCGTGCATCGGGCGAAGCGCATGCGGCGTTCGCCCCGAGCACGAACGCTTCGAGCACAAAAAAGCGCGGTCCGCCCCAGGCGAAACCGCGCTTTTTCACGTTCGTACGACGCCGCTTTACTGCAGATTGCCCCATCGTTCGACGGCAGGTTCCGCCGACGCCCACTTCCATCCGCTCGGCTGCTGGCAGGCAGTTGCGACAAACCAGTCGGCGGGTGCTTTGGCGTCGTCGCCATCGACGACGGAGAACGCGAACTCCTTGCAGCTCGCAAGCGCGCTGTTGAACTCGCGCAGCACGCGCACTTCGCCGTGGCCGTTCTCGACCGGCAGCGTGTGCTTCACCATCCACGGCCGCGTCTCGCCGACCTGCGCCATGCCCGCCGTCACCGCGATCATCACCTGCTGATCCTGATGCAGCGACTTCATCGTGCGTTTCACGACTTCGTCGGTTGCGGCCTGCACCGCGATACCCACGCCGAGGCCGATGGCCGGATTCGTCGTGATCGCGCCCGTTGCCACGCCTGCGACCGCGCCCGTCGCCGCGCCGATCGATGCGCAACCGCTCATCGACACGCAAAGCGCTGCGCCCGCCGCGATCGCACCGAGCCGCAGCGCCGGCAATACATCGATTCGCAGCGTCATTGCAACGAGCCCCAGCGCGGCGTTGCGGGTTCGGCCGATGCCCACTTCCACTTGTTGCCGTCGCGGCAGACCGATGCCACGTAGAAGGCGCTGGCGGCGGCGCGGTCCTGGGTCGCGTCGTGGTCGACGGAGAACACGATCTCCTTGCACTCGAGCACGCCGCTGCTGATCGTGCGGCTTACCGTCACGCGGCCTTTTTCGTCGTCTTCGATCGGCACCGAATGCACGATTTTCCACGGCGCCACTGCGCCGACCGCAAGCGGTCCCGCAACGGAAGCGATCTGATCCTGCGTGTTGGTGTGAACGACGCGCTGCGTGTATTGCACGCCGGTCTTGGCCGCCGCGACCGCGCCGAGGCCGATGCCCGTGGCCACCGCCGCATTGCTGGTGACGGCGCCGGCAATGGCCGCGCCGCCGATACCGGCGCCTGCTACCGCGCCTTCGCTATAGAGGGAGTTGCATCCCGAGAGGCTCGCGCAGGCGATGACGCCCGTAATGAGCGCGGCGAGCGCAGCGGTGCGCGGGCCACGTGCCTGAACCCAGATCTGCATGTTGCTGTTCCTTCGTCTACCGGTTCCCGATGCTTGTCATCGGATTCTTGAATCTGCCTAAGGTTTGGCCAACAGGTGCTTGCTCGGCAGCGCGAAGAAGGCGCGCGAACTCGACCGTTGTGCGCCTGTTTCACGGGCTTCGCGCATTTTGAAGCATGCATCTAATTACCGGGCTGTGAAAATTGCAAGAAATTGCAAGCGGGCGGAACAGGTTGACAAGTGCGCTTAGATCGGACGCAAAAAAAAGCGAGCCGGCGTGTGCTGGCTCGCTTCGATCATCGTCGGGAAAAATCAGATTATGCCGAGTCAGTTCTCGCTGCTCGGCGACGGATTGCCTGCGTCGGCTTCCTCGTTCTCATAAGCGCCGAGGCGGTTGTACAGGGTCTTCAGGCTCACGCCGAGCGCCTTGGCCGCGCGCCGCTTGTCGCCGCCGCAATGCTTGAGGGTGCCGAGAATGATCTGCTTTTGCGCATCGGCGAGCGGCGTGCCGACCCAGACGTTCATCGCATCGCCCTGAGTCACCGGCTTCTTCACCCGAGACGCGAGATGCGGATGCGGAATCTCCACCGACTTCTCCGCGAGAATGAACGCGCGGTAGATCGTGTTCTTGAGTTCGCGCACGTTGCCGGGCCACGAATACGTGCGCAGCACGTCGAGCGCGCGCTTGCTAAAAACCTTGCTCGTGCCTTCCTGCGCGTTCATTTCGGCGAGGAAATGCTGCGCGAGCAGTTCGCGATCCGCGTCGCGTTCGCGCAAGGGCGGCGCGCGCAGCGGAAACACGGCGAGGCGGTACATCAGGTCTTCGCGCAGGCCGTTTTCCTTCACGGCCGTCACCGGATCGCGATTGGTCGCGGCGATCACACGCACGTCCGAACTGATGAGATCGTTGCCGCCGACGCGAAAGAACGTGCCCGTCTCCAGCGCCCGCAGCAGCTTGACCTGCCGCACGGGCGACATCTCGGTCACTTCGTCGAGAAACAGCGTGCCGCCGTTCGCGTGCTCGAAGTAGCCGATGCGCCCCTGCACCGCGCCGGTGAAGCTGCCTTTCTCGTGGCCGAACAACTCGGCCTCGATGAGATTGTCGGGAATCGCGCCGCAGTTCACGGCGATAAACGGCGCATCCTTGCGCGCGCTCTGGTCGTGGATGGTCCGGGCGACGAGCTCCTTGCCCGTACCCGATTCGCCGATGATGAGCGCCGTTGCGTCGGTGCCGGCGACGCGCTCGATCTGCGAGTACAACTCCTGCATCACGGGCGACGAGCCGTATAGCAGCCCGTACGATTTCAAGCCCGGCACTTCCCCCGCGTGGCGCTTTTTCTGCGCCGGCGTATTGCCGGCTGCAACGGGCGGCGGATCCAGATCGGTTGACGCCATGTGTCCTGATGTGTCCTGAGTGCTTGCGAATGTGATGGTCGGGCGACGGCCTCTGGCGCGTCGACGGGACCCGGTGGCGCAGGTTCGGGCGCGGTATCTGACTCTGGCGCGTGCGAGCGGCGCGCGGGTGGATGAACGCCCGCATCGGTATTTGACAGGGCGCGTGCGCGCTTGTCTGCCCAATGTGCCCACGATGCGGCGGGCCGCGCTTCCTTCGCCGTGCGTCGGTTCAGGTCGTCTGCCCGGCGCGGCCGGAAAGCTGGCGACGAACCTGTCTCATAAACGCTATTTAACCATTCGCAACGACTTTGCGGCAATGCGCGCCATGTGTAGCGCGCCAATTTGTCTGACTCGGGCGGGGTGCGATGGACGCTACCGGAAAGGTTCGCCGCATGCGCCGAGAAATTACAACGCGATGCTGCAAATGTTACCCGTCGGCTGGCCGCCTTAAGCGCGCGGCAGTGCGTATTGTCCGGCCTGAACATTCCGCGACTGCGACGGAATCGTCTTGGCACGGAAACTGCATGGTGTAGGCAAATCTTATTCGAAAGTGCCGTCATCGAGACGATATCGACGACGCCAACACGAGGACGGTCGAGAGAGGCAACGCATCATGGAAGACTTTTTCAATTTCGAAGCCGTGGCGTACGAACGCGCAAAACCCGCGCGACAGGTGCGTGCATCGTCGACACGCGGATCGCGGGGCGACCGGCCGGAACTCGCGACGGGCGAGCCGATCGACATCTATCACTGGGCCGCCGTCGCGCTCGTGACCGCGCTCATGTGCGCGGTGCTAGGCTATGCGGCAGGCACGCCCGCGCTGTCCCGCGCCGCGAACGTGACGAGTTTCGTGTTCGGTGCAATGGGCATGGCGTTGATGGCGAGCGGCGTCGTACGCAGCCTGCGCACGCGCATCGCGACGGGCGAGCGGCTCGTCGTGCCCGTCGTCAAGACGCATTGAGGTCGCCTGCGCGCGTGACGGCCGATCATGGCGCGCGTGCATCGTCCCACTCATCCGTCCATTCATCCACCCACAAGGCGAGGACTCCACTAAATGACTCAGACGACTGTCCAGCTTGCGTTGGGCAAGCAAAAGATCATCGAAGACATCAAGGTGCTGCTGAACGATTCGGAAGAATTGCTGCGGCTCTCCGCGACGCTGCCGGGCGAGGGCGTCGAAGCATTGCGCTCGAAGCTTCGCGATCATGTCGAATCGGCGCGCGGTGCGCTGGAAGACGCGCAGGCGAGTGCGCAGACCCGTTATCGCGCGGGCGTCGATTGCACGGAAAAGTACGTGAAGGACAATCCGTGGCAATCGCTCGGCATTGCGGCGGGCGTCGGCTTTCTCTTTGGGCTGATCGTGTCCCGCTGATTTTATTTGGCTTAGAAGCAAAGCCTTAGAAGCAACGCCTTTGACGCAGCGCATTTGACGCGGCAAATGGCGACGGCCGCCGTCACGGGCGGCATCGAATTTTCATGATGATGGGAGAGAACACAAATGGCACGTCCTTCGATTGGAATTTTCGGCGCGTTGTTCGCAGTCGGCAGCGTGCTTGCATGGAAATGGGTGCAGTCGCAGGATGCCGGGCGGCGCACGGCGCGCGATCTGAATCGCTGGGAAGACGAAGGCGGCAAAGTGCTGACGCCCGCCAGCGGCGCGAGCGCGCGCGTCGTCAATGGCCATGGCACGGTAGGCGGCACCGCCGACGCGTGGCACTTCCCGCGTAGTTGAGGACGAGTTAGCGGCGGCCGTAGAACCTCGCCGCGTCGTTTCAACAGACCCGGTCAATTCGCCCATTCGAGGAAACGCACGCCTTGCCGGCGTGCGTTTCTATCTTGATAAACGCTTATAATCACCGAAATTCCGCCATAAGTTGCCTAAATGGAAAAACTTACGGTGAGCTCAGGGTAAGTGCGCATGATCGGAAATAATTATATTTTCACGGATTAGACAAGCGGCCGATAATCGAATTGGCGCGCCGTGAATCCACCGGCCCGCGCGGCACCGGCCGCACGGAGAAGACCACGCCGTTCCCCGGCGTGTGACCCTGAAATGTTTTGCAAGAATTCGAGACGCGATGCCACACGTATTGATTGTCGATGACGATCCCAGTACCCGCGAGGCGCTAGCCGCGATCATCGGCGAAGACGGACTGACGACAGCCACAGCCGGCGACTTGCGCGAAGCGCGCATTCAGCTTGTGCGTCAGACGCCTGACGTCGTGTTCACCGACCTGAAGCTGCCGGACGGCTCGGGCGTCGATCTGTTCGAAGACCTCGATCCGCGCTCGGGCGTCGAGTTCATCGTCATTACCGGTCACGCGACCGTGGAATCCGCGGTCAGCGCGCTCAAGATGGGCGCCGCCGACTATCTGGTCAAGCCGATCAACATGCAGCGCGTGAAGGCGATTCTTTCGCGCCTGCCGCGCGCCGGCGACCTGAAGGCGGAGATCGGCACCTTGCGCGGCGAATTGCGCCGCATGGGCCGCTTCGGCCTCATGCTTGGCAATTCCCCGGCAATGCAGACGGTCTACGATCAGATCGGCCGCGTGGCGCCGACTGCGGCGTCGGTGCTGCTGATCGGCGAATCCGGCACCGGCAAGGAAGTCGCCGCTCAGACGCTGCACGAGCTGAGCCTGCGTCGCAAGCACTCGTTCATCGCGGTGAACTGCGGCGCGATTTCGCCGAATTTGATTGAATCGGAGATGTTCGGCCATGAACGCGGCTCGTTCACGGGCGCGGACCGGCAGCACAAAGGCTATTTCGAGCGCGCGAACGGCGGCACGCTGTTCCTCGACGAAATCACCGAAATGCCGATCGAACTTCAGGTGAAGCTTTTGCGCGTGCTGGAGACGGGCATGTTCATGCGCGTCGGCACGACGAAGGAACTCGAAACGGACGTGCGTCTGATCGCCGCGACCAATCGCGATCCGGAGCAGGCGGTGCTCGAAGGCAAACTGCGCCTCGATCTCTATCACCGGCTGAACGTGTTCCCGATCAACCTGCCGCCGCTGCACGAGCGCGGCAAGGACGTCGAACTGCTCGCGCAAGCGTTCCTCGATGAACTGAACAGCCGCTACAACACGAAAAAGGGCTTCCCGCAGGCCGTGCGCGAGATGCTCGGATCGTACAACTGGCCCGGCAACGTACGCGAACTGAAGAACTATGTGCAGCGCGCGTACATCATGTCGTCGTCCGATTCGGACAGCACGGCAACCGTGCCGCTGCAGATCTCGCTGTCGAAGCCCTCGGCGGGTACGGCCGTGACGATTCCGTTCGGCACGTCGCTAGCACAGGCCGACCGCCAACTCATCCTCGCAACGCTCGACCAGTGCGGCGGCGTGAAGACGCGCGCGGCAGAGATCCTCGGCATCAGCCTGAAAACGCTCTATAACCGGCTTGTCGAATACGGTGAGGATGCGAGCAAGGCAGCGGTCGGCGAGGGCGGGGAAGTCAGCGAGTCTGACCACGAAAATCCCTGAACATCGCTTATCTTTAGACGAAAACGACGCCTGCAGCTTTTAAAAGCGCAGGCGTTTTTCATTGGCAGGCGCGTTTTTCACGCCGATAATGTGACAGGAGGAAACGAACCGGAAGCGCGGGTGCGAGCCGAGGGGCATGCCCCTTGCGAGGGTCAAGGTGACACTCCGGGCGCGACACGACTTTCGTGAGAAGCAGGCGCCGGAGTGCGGGAAAGTACGATCACAAGACCGCAAGGAGCCCGTCATGCCCGATTCCGCCTCCACACGTGCACGTATCGAAGCGCAGACCCCGCAGCCGCCGGATCCGCCGGTGACGCCGCCCGATCAGCCGCCGCCCGTTCCGATTCCGCCCGACACGAATCCGGACCCGACGCGCGAGCCGCCGGTGCCGCCGTCTCAGCCGATCGGCGATCCGCCGCCGGGACCGAACGAGACGCCGCACGTTTATTGAGATTTGCAGATGCTGGCCCGCAGGCGTTAGACGATGCCCAGAATTCGTGCAAGGTTTGAATAACTTTCCATCCCGTACGTAGGGATTACAACGGATGACGCAATAATGACCGGCGACACGCTCTGTCGCCGGTCGTTTTTTCTGAAGCTGCGCTCCTGAGGCGCAACGGGTCCGACGCCGCCGACGTCACAATCGCGACGGCCTTCTTTCTGGAGGCATCATGAGGCATCCCGCACTCCGACGCTCCGCGCGTCATTCTTCCAAGCGCGAAGCGCGTGCCGAAGCCGCCAAGGCTGCCGGCGCGCAGGCAGCGTCCGCACCGCCGGCGGACCACGATCCCGCCGGTCAGAACCGCCCTGCGCCTGACGCGCCGCCGGACGGCGAGCACAACCAGGGCGGCGTGCGGCGCGAAGGAATCGACTATCAGCGCGACCTGGGTTCAGAGCAGGACTCGTGATTTCGGCCGGCTTACCATCCGGCGAAAAAGAACAAAAATTTCTACGCGGTGAGCGATCGCCGCGTGTTTTCGTTCGTCCGTAACATCTTCATACAAATTTTAATTCACGCCGGATCACAAAAAGGCACAGCTTTTGCATACCCTTGATCGCCAATTCGAGCATGCAACGACAACTGATGAGGTGATGCTGTAATGAGCAGATTGATCGTGGTATCGAATCGCGTCGCACCGATCCAGGAAGGCAAGCCCAGCGCGGGCGGTCTTGCGATCGGCGTTCTGGACGCGCTCAAGGAGACTGGGGGCGTGTGGTTCGGGTGGAGCGGCGAGATCGTCGGCGAGGCGGGCGCGCCTGTCCTGGAAAAGGCCGGGAATGTGACCTATGCAACCGTCGGGCTCACGCGCCGGGATTACGACCAGTATTACCGCGGCTTCTCGAACGCGACGCTGTGGCCGACCTTCCACTACCGCAATGACCTGTCGCGCTTCGATCGCGAAGAATACGCGGGCTACATGCGCGTCAACGCGAGCCTTGCCGCGAAGCTGAAGCTGCTTCTCAAGCCCGATGACATCATCTGGGTGCACGACTACCACATGCTCCCGTTTGCGCAGGAGCTAAGAAAGCTGGGCGTCGAGAATCCGATCGGCTTCTTCCTGCATATTCCGTTTCCGGTGCCGGAAATGATGCGCACCGTGCCGCCGCACGAGGAATTGATCGCCGCGATGTGCCAGTACGATGTCGTCGGCTTCCAGACGCAAAGCGACCAGCAGTCGTTCACCGATTACGTGGAGCGCACCGGACGCGGCCATTTCAGCGACGACGGCATGCTCCAGGCCTTCGGCCGCATGCTCAAAGTGGGCGCGTATCCGATCGGCATCTATCCGGATGCGATCGCCAAGGCCGCCGAGCAGTTCTCCAATCGCAAGCCGGTCCGCAGCCTGCGCGACAGCATGCATGGGCGCAAGCTCATCATGAGCGTGGATCGTCTCGATTACTCGAAGGGTCTCGTCGAGCGTTTTCAGGCGTTCGAGCGCTTTTTGCTGAACGCGCCGGGCTGGCACGGCCGCGTATCGCTCGTGCAGATCGCGCCGCCGACGCGCGCCGACGTGCAGACGTATCAGCGCATTCGTCAGAATCTGGAGGGCGAGGCGGGGCGCATCAACGGGCGCTTTGCGCAGCTCGACTGGACGCCGATCCAGTATCTCAACCGCAAGTACGAGCGCAATCTGCTGATGGCGCTGTTCCGTCTCTCGCAGGTCGGCTATGTGACGCCGCTGCGCGACGGCATGAATCTGGTGGCGAAGGAATACGTCGCGTCGCAGGATCCGGCCGATCCGGGCGCGCTTGTGCTGTCGCAGTTCGCGGGCGCGGCGGATCAGTTGCCGGGCGCGCTCGTCGTCAATCCGTTCGATCTGTCGCAGATGTCCGAAGCGCTGGAGCGCGCGCTGTCGATGCCGCTCGCCGAGCGCCAGGCGCGTCACACCGACATGATGGCGCCGCTGCGCGAGAACAACCTCTCGGTCTGGCGCGATTCCTTCCTCTCCGACCTGCGCAGCGTCGCGACGGCGACCTCGGTCACGGAGAAGACCGTGAAGACGGTGAAGCAGGGCGCAAGCGAGGCACGCCGTCCGTCGGCGAAAGCCTGAGCGACGCGCAAGCCTTACCCGCTTCCCCAAAGCACGGCCCGCGTTTCGCGAGAACGCGGGCTTTTTTATGCCGATTTTCACGTCGATGCCGGCGGCTGCGGAACGAGATTTGCGGACTCGTCATGGACACGAACCCAGGAGGTCATGATGAGCGGAAGCACCCTGAACCCGCCGGAAGACGACGGCGCAGAATACGGCAAGGGACACGGCACGGGCGCGCTGGGCCCGAGCGATTCATCCGACAGCGGCTCGGACGTGCAAGGGGAAAAGCGCTATCCGGGCGAGATCGAGAGCGAACTCGACGCGCATGCGCTCGGCCAGTCCGAAGCCGAACTCAATAGCGACACCGACCGTTACGGCACGGGCGAAGCCGCATCCGCCGACGGCGACAATCATCTCCAGCCGGACGGCGATATCCTCCCCGACGAGATCGAGGACGAAACGCGCAACATCGAAGACGAGGACAGAGACGAAGACGCCGACCTGTCCTGAAGCACCCGCAGTCCGAAAGCCGCGCGCTCCACACCCGGAGCGCGCGGCTTTTTTACACGTACTTTTTGTCGCCGGGCTAACATGATCGGTCGATGACTACCCGCCGCATTCACGCTTCCGCCGATGGACCAGGACGTTCCCGCCACTCAACCCGCACCGATCGCCTCCGGCCGCACGACGCGCTTCGGCTGGCTTTCGTGGATCGTCGATCCGGTCACGCAATGGACACAGGACCATTGCCTGATGTTCTCCGCGTCGATCTCGTTCTTCGCCGCGTTTTCGCTCGCGCCGACGCTCGTCATCGTGATTTCGGTGGCGAGCGTGTTCTTCGGCGCGGATGCCGTGCAGGGCCGTCTCTTCGACGAAATCAGCGGCGTCGTGGGCGCGGATGCGGCGCATGCGCTGGAAGCGATCGTCGCGAACGCGTGGCACGCGGATATCGCGCGCAGTACCGCGATCCTCTCGCTCGCGGGCGTGCTGATCGGCGCGTCGGCGACGTTTTCGTCGCTGCACAGCGCGCTCAATGTGATCTGGCCGACGCCCGCCGTGAGCGCGCGCGAGAGCATCGTCACCTTGCTGCGCGTGCGGTTGATGTCGTTCGGTCTGGTGGTGGGCGCGGGCTTGCTGGTGGCCGCGCTGCTCGTGCTCGATGCGCTCGTCGAGATCCTCGGGCATTGGGTGCTCGGCGACGGCAGCCCGTTTATCGTGCTGTCGGATTTGTCGCGGCGGGCGCTCTCGCTGGCCGTGCTGATGCTCGCCTTCACGGTGCTGCTCAAGTTTTTACCGACGACGCGCATGCTCTGGCGCGACGCGGCGCTCGGCGCAGCGGCGGCAGCGATGCTCTTCGAAGGCGGCAAGCGGCTTTTTGCGTTCTATCTCGCGCATGCGGGCACGGCCAACATGTTCGGCGCGGCGGGATCGCTCGCGATCATCCTCATGTGGCTCTATTACTCGGCTGCCGTGTTTCTGCTCGGCGCGGAGCTTTCCGCGACCGCGGCGAGAAAGCGCACGCACCGCGCATCGGGCTGGCGCTGATCTTTCGATCGATAGCGCAAAAAAAGGCCGTCCGCGAACGGACGGCCTGTCGGCTACGCTTCATGTGGCTCAGGCGCCTCGCTTGACCGGGTCGTCGCCGAGAGCGTTCGGAAGCGTGATTAAACGCTGCGTGCCTGCGCCTCAGCTCGCCTGACGGCGCAACTCGGCGGGCGGCACCTTCATCAGATGCCGATACTTCGCCACCGTGCGGCGCGCGACGATCACGCCCTGATCCGCGAGCATCTTCGCGAGGCTCACGTCGGACAGCGGATCGCGCGTGTTTTCCTTCGAGATCATTTCCTTCAGCAGCGCACGCACCGCAGCGGCCGAGCAGGTGCCGCCGCTCTCCGTCGAGAGTTCGCGGGGGAAGAAGTGCTTGAACTCGAAGATGCCACGCGGCGTCGCCATGTACTTGTTGCCCGTCGCGCGCGAGATGGTCGATTCGTGCAGGCCGAGTTCATCGGCGACATCGCGCAGCACGAGCGGCTTGAGTGCAATTTCGCCGTAGTCGAAAAACGCCTTCTGATGCGAGACGATGCATTCGGCCACGCGCTGAATCGTGGTGAAACGCTGCTGCGCGTTGCGGATCAGCCAACGCGCTTCCTGCAATTGCTGCGCGAGCGGCGAGCGGCTCGCGCCGGCCGACTGCGCGAACAACTCCGCGTACATGCGATGGATGCGCGCGCGCGGCAGCACAGCCGGGTTGATCGTGACGATCCACTGCTTCTTCATCGGACGCACGATGACGTCCGGCACCACGTAGTTGTCCTCGCTCGCGCCGTAGTTCTCGCCCGGCTTGGGATCGAGACGGCGGATCAGCGCACAGGCGATGCGCAGGTCGTCCGCGCTGCAGCCGATCTTCTTTTGCAACTCGGCCTGTTCGCGACGCGCGAGCCGTTCCAGATGATGCGCGACGATCTCCAGCGCGACTTCGCGTCCCGGCGTGTCTTCTTCCATCGCCTCGAGTTGCAGCGACAAACATTCGGAGAGATTGCGCGCGCCGACGCCCGGCTTGTCGAGCGACTGCACGAGCTTGAGCGCAATGTTGAGTTCGTCCTCGCTGAGCGCCGGTTCGATATCGACGACGTTCGCAAGCTCGCTGAGTTCCTGGCGCAGATAACCGTCGTCGTCCAGTGCTTCGATGATGAGCTGTGCGATCGCGCGATCGCGCTCGTTCAGTTGATAGAGCCGCAGGCCCTCGTGCAGCGTGTCGTGCAGCGACGGCTCAATGCGCACCCAGTCTGCGGGATCGGAGCCTTCGCCGTCGCCGCTGTTGCGCGAGGCGCTGCGGCCGAACGGATCGGACGAGTACTCGCTCGAATATTCGTTCGAGTATTCGTTCATTGAATCTTCGCGCGAGACGTTGTCGGTGCTTTGCTCGCTGTCCATGCTCGACATGCTCGATTCGGACGCAAGCGGCGCTTCAGCCGACGATTCCGACGACGCGCCGGACAAGGATGTTTCGCTCATCGAATTGCCGTTGTCGGCGCCGAGCGCGTTGTCTTCGGTTTGCGACTCGTCGTATTCGAGGAACGGATTGGTGTCGAGCGCGTTGCGCAGTTCTTGCTGGAATTCGAGCGACGAAAGCTGCAGAAGACGGACCGACTGCTGCAGGCGCGGCGTGAGCGCGAGACTTTGCTTTGCGCGGAGTTCGAGTGTAGGCGGCATTGCTTGCTAATCCTCGATTGTTCTGAACTGGATGGACTGATTTGCCGACTACTAAAGCAACGGCTGTGCCAGCCTTAGTTAAGCTCGCGCTGTGACTACGTTTTTTGCTATCGCGCCGAGGATGCGGACGCTCTGCACCGACCCATTTCACGCAGTTTTTACACGCGCTCAGACAAAAGCACTGCGCATGCCGTATCCGTTCGAATGCTGGTTTAACACGGTACTTTGCGACGTCGAAGATTTGTTCGGGTGCGCGCGAACCCCTTGATCCGACAGTGTTTTATCGCCCGCGCGTGCTTGAGCCAAATGTATGACGATGC
It encodes the following:
- a CDS encoding DUF883 family protein; this encodes MTQTTVQLALGKQKIIEDIKVLLNDSEELLRLSATLPGEGVEALRSKLRDHVESARGALEDAQASAQTRYRAGVDCTEKYVKDNPWQSLGIAAGVGFLFGLIVSR
- a CDS encoding ABC transporter ATP-binding protein, which encodes MQNLKNTQTSAATGFQRPAGTPPRLGAEILRVQNVSRGFNKTQGELLVLDDANLALREGEIVGLLGRSGSGKSTLLRIIAGLIEPTGGEVTYLSEPLRGPAKGVAMVFQTFALFPWLTVMQNVEAGLEAQGVGARERRERALAAIDLIGLDGFENAYPRELSGGMRQRVGFARALVVDPTLLLMDEPFSALDVLTAENLRTDLLDLWTQGRMPIKSVLIVTHNIEEAVFMCDRILVLSSNPGRVMAEIKVPFKHPRNRLDPAFRRLVDDIYAKMTARQLDESKKKGLELGSWLPSVSTNLMAGLIETLATEPYHGRADMPEIARTLHLEVDELFPIAEVLQHLGFADVREGDIFLTPQARVFAEFGTQERKMMFAEHLLRHVPLAARIKKVLNERPGHRAPRVRFEQELEDFLSDKAAQETLDAVIDWGRYGEIFSYNDQTEMLSLEDVEG
- a CDS encoding sigma-54 interaction domain-containing protein, with the protein product MASTDLDPPPVAAGNTPAQKKRHAGEVPGLKSYGLLYGSSPVMQELYSQIERVAGTDATALIIGESGTGKELVARTIHDQSARKDAPFIAVNCGAIPDNLIEAELFGHEKGSFTGAVQGRIGYFEHANGGTLFLDEVTEMSPVRQVKLLRALETGTFFRVGGNDLISSDVRVIAATNRDPVTAVKENGLREDLMYRLAVFPLRAPPLRERDADRELLAQHFLAEMNAQEGTSKVFSKRALDVLRTYSWPGNVRELKNTIYRAFILAEKSVEIPHPHLASRVKKPVTQGDAMNVWVGTPLADAQKQIILGTLKHCGGDKRRAAKALGVSLKTLYNRLGAYENEEADAGNPSPSSEN
- a CDS encoding YihY/virulence factor BrkB family protein yields the protein MDQDVPATQPAPIASGRTTRFGWLSWIVDPVTQWTQDHCLMFSASISFFAAFSLAPTLVIVISVASVFFGADAVQGRLFDEISGVVGADAAHALEAIVANAWHADIARSTAILSLAGVLIGASATFSSLHSALNVIWPTPAVSARESIVTLLRVRLMSFGLVVGAGLLVAALLVLDALVEILGHWVLGDGSPFIVLSDLSRRALSLAVLMLAFTVLLKFLPTTRMLWRDAALGAAAAAMLFEGGKRLFAFYLAHAGTANMFGAAGSLAIILMWLYYSAAVFLLGAELSATAARKRTHRASGWR
- a CDS encoding RNA polymerase factor sigma-54, giving the protein MPPTLELRAKQSLALTPRLQQSVRLLQLSSLEFQQELRNALDTNPFLEYDESQTEDNALGADNGNSMSETSLSGASSESSAEAPLASESSMSSMDSEQSTDNVSREDSMNEYSNEYSSEYSSDPFGRSASRNSGDGEGSDPADWVRIEPSLHDTLHEGLRLYQLNERDRAIAQLIIEALDDDGYLRQELSELANVVDIEPALSEDELNIALKLVQSLDKPGVGARNLSECLSLQLEAMEEDTPGREVALEIVAHHLERLARREQAELQKKIGCSADDLRIACALIRRLDPKPGENYGASEDNYVVPDVIVRPMKKQWIVTINPAVLPRARIHRMYAELFAQSAGASRSPLAQQLQEARWLIRNAQQRFTTIQRVAECIVSHQKAFFDYGEIALKPLVLRDVADELGLHESTISRATGNKYMATPRGIFEFKHFFPRELSTESGGTCSAAAVRALLKEMISKENTRDPLSDVSLAKMLADQGVIVARRTVAKYRHLMKVPPAELRRQAS
- a CDS encoding sigma-54-dependent transcriptional regulator is translated as MPHVLIVDDDPSTREALAAIIGEDGLTTATAGDLREARIQLVRQTPDVVFTDLKLPDGSGVDLFEDLDPRSGVEFIVITGHATVESAVSALKMGAADYLVKPINMQRVKAILSRLPRAGDLKAEIGTLRGELRRMGRFGLMLGNSPAMQTVYDQIGRVAPTAASVLLIGESGTGKEVAAQTLHELSLRRKHSFIAVNCGAISPNLIESEMFGHERGSFTGADRQHKGYFERANGGTLFLDEITEMPIELQVKLLRVLETGMFMRVGTTKELETDVRLIAATNRDPEQAVLEGKLRLDLYHRLNVFPINLPPLHERGKDVELLAQAFLDELNSRYNTKKGFPQAVREMLGSYNWPGNVRELKNYVQRAYIMSSSDSDSTATVPLQISLSKPSAGTAVTIPFGTSLAQADRQLILATLDQCGGVKTRAAEILGISLKTLYNRLVEYGEDASKAAVGEGGEVSESDHENP
- the otsA gene encoding alpha,alpha-trehalose-phosphate synthase (UDP-forming), with amino-acid sequence MSRLIVVSNRVAPIQEGKPSAGGLAIGVLDALKETGGVWFGWSGEIVGEAGAPVLEKAGNVTYATVGLTRRDYDQYYRGFSNATLWPTFHYRNDLSRFDREEYAGYMRVNASLAAKLKLLLKPDDIIWVHDYHMLPFAQELRKLGVENPIGFFLHIPFPVPEMMRTVPPHEELIAAMCQYDVVGFQTQSDQQSFTDYVERTGRGHFSDDGMLQAFGRMLKVGAYPIGIYPDAIAKAAEQFSNRKPVRSLRDSMHGRKLIMSVDRLDYSKGLVERFQAFERFLLNAPGWHGRVSLVQIAPPTRADVQTYQRIRQNLEGEAGRINGRFAQLDWTPIQYLNRKYERNLLMALFRLSQVGYVTPLRDGMNLVAKEYVASQDPADPGALVLSQFAGAADQLPGALVVNPFDLSQMSEALERALSMPLAERQARHTDMMAPLRENNLSVWRDSFLSDLRSVATATSVTEKTVKTVKQGASEARRPSAKA